In Camelina sativa cultivar DH55 chromosome 16, Cs, whole genome shotgun sequence, a single window of DNA contains:
- the LOC104753554 gene encoding uncharacterized protein LOC104753554, translating to MAQPLDKVFTVTHIKSHIPIVLDMHKMNYDAWRELFETHCYNFGVYGHLDGTSTPANDTDTAWKERDGIVKMWIYGTISSSLLDTILKTHSSARDIWISIENLFRDNKARAIQLENDLRSLTIGDMTVLDYCQKLKTLSDLLANVDSPVTDRVVVMHMLYGLSEKFDNIVNIIKHRQPFPSFSTAISILIEKERRLAKQVKTGSSSLANSSSPNVLYVSAPTHQQSGSRDYAQRDGTNYGYRDNNNAGYRSNNNGNRDRGRIRGGHGRGRGRQQWPQQHWPLNPRNLQTQQPWFATPTPYPHWPQHNWMQQQPMAHLTTTSPTAGLLGQSPHAPAPQPPQLPTNMAAAFGTMTMQDPTDGSLYWSHIAFDRITPHNPVPIGHCQ from the coding sequence ATGGCTCAACCTCTCGATAAAGTTTTTACGGTGACCCACATCAAGTCTCACATACCCATTGTCCTCGACATGCACAAGATGAACTATGATGCGTGGCGTGAATTATTTGAAACACATTGCTACAACTTTGGCGTGTATGGGCATCTCGATGGCACCTCCACTCCGGCAAACGACACGGACACGGCGTGGAAAGAACGTGACGGTATCGTTAAGATGTGGATCTATGGGACAATTTCCTCCTCTCTCCTCGACACAATCCTAAAGACTCATAGCAGTGCTCGTGACATATGGATCTCTATCGAGAATCTGTTTCGCGACAACAAGGCACGGGCAATTCAGCTCGAAAACGACCTTCGTTCTCTCACCATCGGTGACATGACGGTCCTAGACTACTGTCAGAAGCTGAAAACATTATCCGATCTGCTCGCCAACGTCGACTCCCCTGTCACCGACCGTGTCGTGGTGATGCACATGCTGTATGGACTGTCCGAAAAATTTGACAACATCGTCAATATCATCAAGCATCGCCAACCGTTCCCATCCTTTTCCACTGCCATATCGATACTCATAGAGAAAGAACGTCGCCTTGCTAAACAAGTCAAAACCGGGTCGTCTTCATTGGCAAACTCGTCCTCTCCAAACGTCTTGTATGTCTCCGCTCCCACCCACCAACAATCCGGATCTCGCGACTACGCCCAACGTGACGGCACCAATTATGGTtacagagacaacaacaacgCGGGCTACCGCAGCAACAACAATGGCAATAGGGATCGCGGACGGATTCGTGGAGGTCACGGTCGGGGACGTGGCCGTCAGCAATGGCCACAACAACACTGGCCGTTGAACCCTCGGAATTTGCAAACACAACAACCCTGGTTTGCGACACCAACACCATACCCGCACTGGCCACAACACAATTGGATGCAGCAACAACCGATGGCCCATTTAACAACCACAAGTCCAACCGCCGGTCTCCTCGGACAGTCCCCGCACGCACCAGCTCCTCAACCTCCGCAGCTTCCTACCAACATGGCTGCCGCATTTGGCACTATGACCATGCAGGATCCCACAGACGGGAGTTTGTACTGGAGCCACATCGCATTTGACCGCATAACCCCGCATAACCCCGTACCCATCGGTCATTGTCAGTAA
- the LOC104750315 gene encoding defensin-like protein 226 produces MKCGVLLTVSCILTFLVLCYAREVESKTKWGCDMNRQFPGTCGTNGNSTCISDIKKMRRAPKDLVIRCECSAAFVWPGRPAERLCKCQYDC; encoded by the exons ATGAAATGTGGTGTTTTGTTGACCGTTTCTTGTATTCTCACATTCCTCGTTCTATGCTATGCTAGAg AGGTGGAGTCCAAAACAAAGTGGGGATGCGACATGAACAGACAATTTCCTGGAACATGTGGAACTAATGGGAATAGTACATGCATAAGCGACATCAAGAAAATGCGTCGTGCGCCAAAAGATCTTGTGATACGTTGCGAATGCTCTGCCGCTTTTGTTTGGCCGGGTAGACCTGCCGAGCGTTTATGTAAATGTCAATATGATTGTTAA